One Methylobacterium sp. 77 DNA window includes the following coding sequences:
- the pgeF gene encoding peptidoglycan editing factor PgeF, producing MHIEASSLADQPGIRHAFFTRLGGVSDGLYDSLNGGLGSNDEAGNVAENRRRMTEHLGVAPDRLVSLYQVHSAEVAIIDGPMALADRPRADAMVTRVPNLALGIATADCGPILFADPVARVIGAAHAGWKGALTGVVAATVEAMVSLGSARENIVAVLGPTISQAAYEVGDDFRARFSADVPGSDIYFATGERDGHAQFDLPAFIARRLRDAGIANASALGLCTYSDAERFYSFRRTTHRGEADYGRLISAIALAD from the coding sequence ATGCATATCGAAGCGTCCAGCCTCGCGGATCAGCCGGGCATCCGGCACGCCTTCTTCACCCGTCTCGGCGGCGTCTCGGACGGGCTCTATGACAGCCTGAACGGCGGGTTGGGCTCGAATGACGAAGCCGGCAACGTGGCCGAGAACCGGCGTCGCATGACCGAGCATCTCGGCGTCGCCCCGGACCGTCTCGTGAGCCTGTATCAGGTCCATTCGGCCGAGGTCGCCATCATCGATGGCCCCATGGCCCTCGCCGATCGCCCGCGTGCCGACGCCATGGTGACGCGCGTGCCGAACCTCGCGCTGGGCATCGCCACGGCCGATTGCGGCCCGATCCTGTTCGCCGACCCGGTCGCCCGCGTGATCGGCGCCGCCCATGCCGGATGGAAAGGCGCCCTCACCGGCGTGGTGGCCGCCACGGTCGAGGCGATGGTGAGCCTCGGTTCGGCACGCGAGAACATCGTCGCCGTGTTGGGACCGACGATCTCGCAGGCCGCCTACGAGGTCGGCGACGATTTCCGGGCACGTTTTTCCGCGGACGTACCGGGCTCGGACATCTATTTCGCCACGGGCGAGCGCGACGGCCACGCTCAGTTCGATCTGCCGGCCTTCATCGCGCGGAGATTGCGAGACGCCGGGATCGCCAACGCTTCGGCCCTCGGCCTGTGCACCTATTCCGATGCCGAGCGCTTCTACAGCTTCAGACGCACCACCCATCGCGGGGAGGCCGATTACGGACGACTGATCTCCGCCATCGCCCTCGCTGACTAG
- a CDS encoding DUF2076 domain-containing protein: MNSEEREVIGGIFQRLEQAASQPRDADAERFIADRLRAQPYAPYAMAQLIYVQEEAIKSLNDQLEQARQASQQPQGGGGFLSSIFGGGSRPQEPQRPAGQPWGNQGGPQQGYGQQQGYGQQQGYGGPQQGGPWAGQQAAPARGGGFLATALPMAAGAAGGMLLGSALSNAFAGGHSALGSAAAAGLPGADSAASGNEDLGSALGGGNDFQDASFDNDTGGDFGGDLGGGGDDDWV, encoded by the coding sequence ATGAACAGCGAAGAACGCGAGGTCATCGGCGGCATTTTCCAGCGTCTGGAGCAGGCTGCGAGCCAGCCCCGCGACGCCGATGCCGAGCGCTTCATCGCGGACAGGCTCCGCGCCCAGCCCTACGCGCCCTATGCGATGGCGCAGCTGATCTACGTGCAGGAAGAGGCGATCAAGAGCCTGAACGATCAGCTCGAACAGGCGCGCCAGGCGTCCCAGCAGCCGCAGGGCGGCGGCGGCTTCCTGTCGAGCATCTTCGGCGGCGGTTCGCGCCCGCAGGAGCCGCAGCGTCCGGCCGGTCAGCCCTGGGGCAACCAGGGCGGTCCGCAGCAGGGCTACGGTCAGCAACAGGGCTACGGCCAGCAGCAGGGCTATGGCGGACCGCAGCAGGGTGGACCCTGGGCCGGTCAGCAGGCTGCCCCCGCGCGCGGCGGCGGGTTCCTCGCCACCGCGCTTCCGATGGCGGCCGGTGCCGCGGGCGGCATGCTGCTCGGCAGTGCCCTGTCGAACGCGTTCGCGGGTGGTCATTCCGCCCTGGGCAGCGCGGCGGCGGCCGGGCTTCCGGGAGCCGACAGCGCGGCGTCGGGTAACGAGGATCTCGGCTCCGCCCTCGGCGGCGGCAACGACTTCCAGGACGCGTCGTTCGACAACGATACCGGCGGTGATTTCGGTGGCGATCTCGGCGGTGGCGGCGACGACGACTGGGTCTGA
- a CDS encoding L,D-transpeptidase, whose product MEWCVAFACLAATTAGTAQAQTASGRYGGGFIEFLVTGNGTPPRAMRSGLADDGVLPRHPAATGYGGQPMPQMLSSGDRVPVADPYAQPVRTRLAALPSQPAPEMQAAVIERSPDPRFARQVVAYDGRQRPGSIVIDTQTKFLYLVQSGGQAIRYGIGVGRPGFAWSGMKTISQKREWPDWTPPAEMLQRRPDLPRHMAGGPANPLGARALYLGSSLYRIHGTNEPHTIGQSVSSGCIRMMNEDVIDLYERTPVGTKVEVL is encoded by the coding sequence ATGGAGTGGTGCGTCGCCTTTGCCTGCCTGGCGGCGACGACGGCAGGAACCGCACAGGCCCAGACGGCCTCCGGCCGCTATGGCGGCGGTTTCATCGAGTTTCTGGTGACGGGCAACGGTACGCCACCGCGCGCGATGCGGTCCGGTCTGGCCGACGATGGCGTGTTGCCGCGCCACCCGGCCGCCACTGGTTACGGCGGCCAGCCGATGCCGCAGATGCTGTCCTCCGGCGACCGCGTTCCCGTCGCGGATCCCTATGCCCAGCCCGTGCGGACGCGGCTCGCCGCCCTGCCGTCGCAGCCCGCACCGGAAATGCAGGCCGCCGTGATCGAGCGCTCACCCGATCCGCGCTTCGCACGCCAGGTCGTCGCCTACGATGGCCGCCAGAGGCCGGGCTCCATCGTCATCGATACCCAGACGAAGTTCCTCTACCTCGTCCAGAGCGGGGGACAGGCGATCCGGTACGGGATCGGTGTCGGCCGTCCGGGTTTCGCCTGGTCGGGGATGAAGACGATTAGCCAGAAGCGCGAATGGCCGGACTGGACGCCTCCGGCGGAGATGCTGCAGCGCCGCCCCGACCTGCCGCGTCACATGGCCGGCGGGCCGGCAAACCCCCTCGGGGCGCGAGCGCTCTATCTCGGCTCGTCGCTGTATCGCATCCACGGCACCAACGAGCCGCATACGATCGGCCAATCGGTTTCGTCCGGCTGCATCCGGATGATGAACGAGGACGTGATCGACCTGTACGAGCGGACCCCGGTGGGGACGAAGGTCGAAGTCCTGTAG
- the uvrC gene encoding excinuclease ABC subunit UvrC translates to MPPDTFDEREDAEEALEHSDDGPEIDFDFEDGAVKAGTEIIRRFWSTLPSGPGVYRMFDEKGDVLYVGKAKNLKARVGSYARGQAHSNRIARMISQTAAMEFVTTATETEALLLEANLIKQLKPRFNVLMRDDKSFPYILVTGDSEAPQIVKHRGARRRKGSYYGPFATVWAVNRTVNALQRAFLLRTCTDSYYENRTRPCLLFQIKRCAGPCTGEIGLPEYQALAENAKGFLAGKSNAVKDRMREEMQDASEKLEFERAARFRDRISALSAIQGTQGVNTQGIEEADVFALDEQAGQFCIEVFFFRNFQNWGNRAYFPKADRSMTPDEVLGSFIGQFYDDKPAPRVVLVSHAIEDAELVAAALSSRAENRVEVHQPQRGERKALVDYARRNAKEALARRLADTASQGKLLVALGQSFGLPSAPRRIEVYDNSHIMGTNAVGGMIVAGPAGFAKTHYRTFNIKSEELTPGDDFGMMKEVLQRRFKRLVKENPRVPTGAAPEGGAPELAPEPDGETMPAWPDLVLVDGGKGQLDAARTALEEIGVTDVALVGIAKGRDRDAGRETFFVPGKPPFKLPPRDPTLYFVQRLRDEAHRFAIGTHRAKRKREMIRNPLDEIAGIGPTRKRALLHHFGTVKAIQRASLQDLATTPGVNAATARAVYDFFQAGG, encoded by the coding sequence ATGCCGCCCGATACGTTCGACGAGCGCGAGGATGCGGAGGAGGCCCTCGAGCATAGCGACGACGGGCCGGAGATCGATTTCGATTTCGAGGACGGTGCGGTCAAGGCCGGCACCGAGATCATCCGGCGCTTCTGGTCCACGCTGCCGTCGGGACCGGGCGTCTACCGGATGTTCGACGAGAAGGGCGATGTCCTCTACGTCGGCAAGGCCAAGAACCTCAAAGCCAGGGTCGGCTCCTACGCCCGCGGGCAGGCGCATTCCAACCGCATCGCCCGGATGATCTCGCAGACGGCGGCGATGGAATTCGTCACCACCGCCACCGAGACCGAGGCCCTGCTGCTGGAGGCCAACCTCATCAAGCAGCTGAAGCCGCGCTTCAACGTGCTGATGCGGGACGACAAGTCGTTTCCCTACATCCTGGTCACCGGGGATTCCGAAGCGCCGCAGATCGTCAAGCATCGCGGCGCGAGGCGACGCAAAGGCAGCTATTACGGCCCCTTCGCCACCGTCTGGGCGGTGAATCGCACCGTCAACGCGCTTCAGCGCGCCTTCCTGCTGCGCACCTGCACCGACAGCTATTACGAGAACCGCACCCGGCCCTGCCTGCTCTTTCAGATCAAGCGCTGCGCCGGCCCCTGCACCGGCGAGATCGGCCTGCCCGAATATCAGGCCCTCGCCGAGAACGCGAAGGGCTTCCTCGCCGGCAAGTCCAACGCCGTGAAGGACCGCATGCGCGAGGAGATGCAGGACGCGTCGGAGAAGCTCGAATTCGAGCGCGCCGCGCGTTTCCGCGATCGGATCAGCGCACTTTCCGCGATCCAGGGGACGCAAGGCGTCAACACCCAGGGGATCGAGGAGGCGGATGTGTTCGCCCTCGACGAGCAGGCCGGCCAGTTCTGCATCGAGGTGTTCTTCTTCCGCAACTTCCAGAACTGGGGCAACCGCGCCTACTTCCCCAAGGCCGACCGCTCCATGACGCCGGACGAGGTGCTGGGCTCCTTCATTGGCCAGTTCTACGACGACAAGCCGGCCCCTCGGGTCGTCCTCGTCTCGCACGCCATCGAGGATGCGGAACTGGTGGCGGCCGCCCTGTCGAGCCGGGCCGAGAACCGGGTCGAGGTCCACCAGCCCCAGCGCGGCGAGCGCAAGGCCCTGGTCGATTATGCCCGGCGCAACGCCAAAGAGGCCCTGGCGCGCCGGCTCGCCGACACCGCGTCGCAGGGCAAGCTCCTCGTCGCCCTGGGACAATCCTTCGGGCTGCCGTCCGCGCCGCGCCGGATCGAGGTCTACGACAACTCGCACATCATGGGCACCAATGCGGTGGGCGGAATGATCGTCGCCGGCCCGGCGGGTTTCGCGAAGACGCATTACCGCACCTTCAACATCAAATCCGAGGAGCTGACACCGGGCGACGATTTCGGGATGATGAAGGAGGTGCTGCAGCGCCGCTTCAAGCGCCTCGTTAAGGAGAACCCGCGCGTGCCGACCGGGGCGGCCCCTGAAGGCGGGGCGCCCGAATTGGCGCCCGAGCCGGATGGCGAGACCATGCCAGCCTGGCCGGATCTCGTCCTCGTCGATGGCGGCAAAGGGCAGCTCGATGCCGCGCGAACGGCGCTCGAAGAGATCGGCGTCACCGACGTCGCCCTGGTCGGCATCGCCAAGGGGCGCGATCGCGATGCCGGGCGCGAGACCTTCTTCGTGCCCGGAAAGCCGCCGTTCAAGCTGCCGCCGCGCGATCCCACCCTCTACTTCGTCCAGCGCCTGCGCGACGAGGCCCATCGCTTCGCCATCGGCACGCACCGGGCGAAGCGCAAGCGCGAGATGATCAGGAACCCCCTCGACGAGATCGCCGGCATCGGCCCGACGCGCAAGCGCGCGCTGCTCCATCATTTCGGGACGGTGAAGGCGATCCAGCGCGCGTCCCTGCAGGACCTGGCGACGACGCCCGGCGTCAACGCGGCCACCGCGCGGGCGGTGTATGATTTCTTCCAGGCCGGGGGCTGA
- a CDS encoding type II toxin-antitoxin system RelE/ParE family toxin: MRRRPVTYRPEALDDLRDIFRLVRQWSENTAVAASFVRRIKARCDRIGDAPHAGRPRDDLAAGLRTVPFEHSAVIAYQVEDDRVRITNIFYGGKDYEALYRGSQDEPVPDQG; encoded by the coding sequence GTGCGTAGACGTCCGGTCACGTATCGACCGGAAGCACTCGACGATCTCCGAGATATTTTTCGCCTCGTCCGTCAATGGAGCGAAAATACCGCAGTTGCGGCCTCGTTCGTCCGTAGAATCAAGGCACGCTGCGATCGGATCGGAGATGCTCCACACGCCGGACGCCCGCGCGATGACCTCGCAGCCGGACTTCGTACGGTGCCCTTCGAGCATTCCGCCGTGATCGCCTACCAAGTCGAGGATGACAGGGTCCGCATCACCAACATCTTCTACGGCGGGAAGGATTACGAGGCCTTGTATCGCGGGTCGCAGGACGAACCCGTCCCGGACCAGGGCTGA
- a CDS encoding CopG family transcriptional regulator: protein MQPAEKISITMTPDLLRVVRDSVEAGEYASTSEVMRDAVRVWQRQRLEDAERLAAIRARVRRSLDDSRQDLTASDVDQQLTRLFTDHENETSSA, encoded by the coding sequence ATGCAGCCCGCTGAAAAGATCAGCATCACCATGACACCCGACCTCCTTCGGGTGGTGCGCGACAGTGTCGAAGCCGGTGAGTATGCATCGACCAGCGAAGTCATGCGGGATGCGGTTCGGGTCTGGCAGCGTCAGCGGTTGGAAGATGCAGAGCGGCTCGCCGCGATCCGGGCTCGTGTTCGACGGTCCCTCGACGATTCGAGACAGGACCTGACGGCGTCGGACGTGGACCAGCAACTCACGCGCTTGTTCACGGACCACGAGAACGAGACATCGAGTGCGTAG
- the pgsA gene encoding CDP-diacylglycerol--glycerol-3-phosphate 3-phosphatidyltransferase, whose translation MTVLPIRRRSPAWTLANCLTYGRLVAVPVVVALLFWPEEYGARFAALGVFIAAAITDYLDGYVARTYDQSSALGRMLDPIADKLLVAACLLMLVADQTIHGWSLWAAIVILCREILVSGLREYLAELKVGVPVSRVAKWKTTLQLVAIGFLVAGKAGESILPNTIWTGTTLLWIAAALTLYTGYDYMRAGIRHVIDDPR comes from the coding sequence ATGACTGTCCTTCCCATCCGACGCCGATCGCCGGCCTGGACGCTGGCGAACTGCCTGACCTATGGGCGTCTTGTGGCCGTGCCGGTCGTGGTGGCGCTGCTGTTCTGGCCCGAGGAATATGGCGCGCGGTTCGCGGCGCTCGGCGTGTTCATCGCCGCCGCCATCACCGATTATCTCGACGGCTACGTCGCGCGGACCTACGACCAGAGCTCGGCGCTGGGCCGGATGCTCGATCCGATCGCCGACAAGCTCCTCGTCGCCGCCTGCCTGCTGATGCTGGTGGCCGACCAGACGATCCATGGCTGGAGCCTCTGGGCCGCCATCGTGATCCTGTGCCGGGAGATCCTCGTCTCCGGCCTGCGCGAATATCTGGCGGAGCTGAAGGTCGGCGTTCCGGTAAGCCGCGTCGCCAAGTGGAAGACCACGCTTCAACTCGTGGCGATCGGCTTCCTCGTGGCCGGCAAGGCGGGCGAATCGATCCTGCCGAACACGATCTGGACCGGGACCACCCTGCTCTGGATCGCGGCGGCCCTGACGCTCTACACCGGCTACGACTATATGAGGGCCGGCATCCGGCACGTGATCGACGACCCGCGCTGA
- the moaD gene encoding molybdopterin converting factor subunit 1, whose amino-acid sequence MKLVYFAWVRERIGKAEEIVSPPAGIDTVADLVGWLSARGEEYAYAFENAGIVRAAIDRVHAKPDAAIAGAAEIAFFPPMTGG is encoded by the coding sequence ATGAAGCTCGTGTATTTCGCCTGGGTGCGCGAACGCATCGGCAAGGCCGAGGAAATCGTGAGCCCGCCCGCCGGGATCGACACCGTGGCCGATCTCGTCGGCTGGCTCAGCGCGCGCGGCGAAGAATATGCATACGCGTTCGAGAATGCCGGCATCGTGCGCGCGGCCATCGACCGGGTCCACGCCAAGCCGGATGCCGCGATTGCCGGGGCGGCGGAGATCGCGTTCTTCCCGCCGATGACCGGTGGCTGA
- a CDS encoding GNAT family acetyltransferase, which produces MDTATRAYRDGDLGQVVALWNAAGIARPWNDPAKDIAFARRDSHAIVLVAETGRRIVATAMVGEDGHRGWVYYVAVDPQHRDRGLGRLIMDAAERWLVARGVWKMQLLVREENVAVRDFYEHLGYRDTRTICLQKLIGDAAG; this is translated from the coding sequence ATGGACACCGCAACCCGCGCGTACCGTGACGGCGATCTCGGACAGGTCGTGGCCCTGTGGAACGCCGCGGGCATCGCGCGGCCCTGGAACGATCCGGCCAAGGACATCGCCTTCGCTCGCCGAGACTCGCACGCGATCGTGCTCGTCGCCGAGACGGGCAGGCGGATCGTCGCCACGGCCATGGTCGGCGAGGACGGGCACCGCGGCTGGGTCTACTACGTCGCCGTCGATCCGCAGCACCGCGATCGCGGTCTCGGCCGGCTCATCATGGACGCGGCCGAGCGATGGCTGGTCGCCCGTGGCGTCTGGAAGATGCAGCTTCTCGTGCGTGAGGAGAACGTCGCGGTTCGGGACTTCTACGAACACCTCGGCTATCGCGACACCCGGACGATCTGCCTGCAGAAGCTCATCGGGGACGCTGCCGGCTGA
- a CDS encoding metal ABC transporter substrate-binding protein, with amino-acid sequence MKSGAAACLGIALALSAFGRIAEAEEPLKAVATFSILGDLVKQVGGDRVEVSALVGPDADAHGYNPAPGDARKLAAARLVVVNGLGLEGWLDRLIKASGTKAPVIVATKGVKPIEGDDDHGGGHAGHVHHDDPHAWQSIANVRTYVANIRDGLATIDPDHAADYAANTKAYLTTLDRLETDIRSAIAAIPPDHRRIITTHDAFGYFTAAYGLDFIAPQGVSTDSEASPKDVARIIRQIRRDKIPAVFLENVADPRLMQQISRESGATIGGKVYSDALSAPSGPAATYVAMMRSNLAAFSAALGKK; translated from the coding sequence ATGAAGTCGGGTGCTGCGGCGTGCCTCGGCATCGCACTCGCCCTCTCCGCGTTCGGCAGGATTGCGGAGGCCGAGGAGCCGCTGAAGGCGGTGGCGACCTTCTCCATTCTCGGCGATCTGGTGAAGCAGGTGGGTGGCGACCGGGTCGAGGTCTCGGCCCTCGTCGGTCCCGACGCCGACGCGCATGGCTATAACCCGGCACCGGGAGATGCGCGTAAGCTCGCCGCCGCCCGTCTCGTCGTCGTCAACGGGCTCGGTCTGGAAGGCTGGCTCGACAGGCTGATCAAGGCTTCCGGCACGAAGGCCCCGGTCATCGTCGCCACGAAGGGCGTGAAGCCGATCGAGGGCGACGACGATCACGGGGGAGGGCATGCGGGCCACGTCCACCACGACGATCCCCATGCCTGGCAGAGCATCGCCAACGTGCGGACATATGTCGCCAACATCCGGGACGGATTGGCGACGATCGACCCCGATCATGCCGCCGATTACGCCGCCAACACGAAAGCCTATCTCACCACGCTCGACAGGCTGGAGACCGACATCCGCAGCGCCATCGCGGCGATCCCGCCCGATCATCGCAGGATCATCACCACGCACGATGCGTTCGGCTATTTCACCGCCGCCTATGGCCTCGATTTCATCGCGCCGCAGGGCGTCTCCACCGATAGCGAGGCGAGCCCGAAGGACGTGGCCCGGATCATCCGGCAGATCCGCCGCGACAAGATCCCGGCGGTGTTCCTCGAGAACGTGGCCGACCCGCGCCTGATGCAGCAGATCTCGCGGGAGAGCGGCGCCACGATCGGCGGAAAGGTCTATTCCGACGCCCTCTCCGCCCCGAGCGGTCCGGCGGCGACCTATGTGGCGATGATGCGCAGCAACCTCGCCGCCTTCAGCGCCGCGCTGGGGAAGAAGTAG
- a CDS encoding ABC transporter transmembrane domain-containing protein, translating to MARRPLLRGETLPLLGRVWREWLRPHRATLAVVLVLIAIVGAATGLYPALIKGAFDAFDHKDPSALTYGPLIVIAITSIRGFALFGQTVLTNRVVTRVEADMQAALYGHLIDSDLAQLGRESPAAFTQRFTTDFAFIKEALTRISTVLLRDLAMLIALVIALIWMDPVLTLVAGVVVPFVAGPIGRIGKKLRRVSTTTQEQMGLTASLITESLQGARIAKTYALESYLKDRAAGAFDNVRRLKMKAANARGRLDPLMEVGGGFAVAAVLVLVGQRVMSGDRTVGDFTGYVAALLLAAQPARALGTLNAILQEAGAALQRYFALMDEAPRIRESSEAVPLIVTGGEIRFESVRFRYREDAPALEGIDLVVPAGATVALVGRSGSGKSSLLNLVPRLYDVTAGRVLIDGADLREVTIPSLRAAVAVVSQDVVLFDDTIAANIGFGRPGATRAEIEAAAEAAAAHGFISRLAEGYEFRVGPSGGRLSGGERQRISLARAFLKDAPILLLDEATSALDSESERLVQGALLRLMQGRTTLVIAHRLSTVRDADMIVVMEAGRIVETGTHEVLIGSQGGYARLHRMQLSGDVEEPAPAP from the coding sequence ATGGCCCGTCGGCCGCTACTGCGGGGTGAGACCCTTCCCCTCCTCGGCCGAGTCTGGCGCGAATGGCTGCGACCGCATCGGGCCACGCTGGCCGTGGTGCTGGTGCTGATCGCCATCGTCGGCGCCGCGACGGGGCTGTACCCTGCCCTGATCAAGGGCGCGTTCGACGCGTTCGACCACAAGGACCCGTCCGCCCTCACCTACGGCCCGCTCATCGTCATCGCCATCACGTCGATCCGCGGCTTTGCCCTGTTCGGCCAGACGGTGCTGACCAACCGGGTCGTCACCCGCGTCGAGGCCGACATGCAGGCGGCGCTCTACGGACACCTCATCGATTCCGATCTGGCTCAGCTCGGGCGCGAGAGCCCGGCGGCGTTCACCCAGCGCTTCACCACGGATTTCGCCTTCATCAAGGAGGCGCTGACACGCATATCCACCGTGCTGCTGCGCGATCTCGCCATGCTGATCGCCCTCGTCATCGCCCTGATCTGGATGGACCCGGTGCTGACCCTGGTGGCGGGCGTGGTCGTGCCTTTCGTCGCCGGCCCGATCGGCCGCATCGGCAAGAAGCTGCGCCGGGTTTCCACGACGACGCAGGAGCAGATGGGCCTGACCGCGAGCCTCATCACCGAGAGCCTCCAGGGCGCACGCATCGCCAAGACCTACGCCCTCGAATCCTACCTCAAGGACCGCGCGGCGGGCGCGTTCGACAATGTCCGCCGCCTGAAGATGAAGGCGGCCAATGCTCGCGGACGCCTCGACCCGCTGATGGAGGTCGGCGGCGGCTTCGCCGTGGCCGCCGTGCTGGTCCTGGTCGGCCAGCGCGTGATGTCGGGTGACCGGACCGTGGGCGATTTCACCGGTTACGTGGCGGCGCTCCTCCTGGCCGCACAGCCCGCCCGGGCGCTCGGCACTCTCAATGCCATCCTTCAGGAAGCCGGCGCGGCGCTCCAGCGCTACTTCGCCCTGATGGACGAGGCGCCGCGCATTCGCGAGTCGTCCGAGGCCGTGCCACTGATCGTCACCGGCGGCGAGATCCGCTTCGAATCCGTGCGCTTCCGCTATCGCGAGGACGCGCCGGCCCTGGAGGGCATCGATCTCGTCGTCCCCGCCGGCGCCACCGTCGCCCTGGTCGGACGCTCGGGCTCGGGCAAGTCGTCGCTGCTCAACCTCGTCCCCCGTCTGTACGACGTGACCGCCGGCCGGGTGCTCATCGACGGCGCGGATCTGCGCGAGGTCACGATCCCGTCTTTGCGCGCCGCCGTGGCGGTCGTCTCCCAGGACGTGGTGCTGTTCGACGACACGATCGCCGCCAATATCGGCTTCGGTCGCCCCGGTGCCACCCGCGCGGAAATCGAGGCCGCCGCCGAGGCGGCCGCCGCGCACGGCTTCATCAGCCGGTTGGCCGAGGGCTATGAATTCCGCGTCGGTCCCTCCGGCGGACGCCTGTCGGGGGGCGAGCGCCAGCGCATCTCCCTCGCCCGCGCCTTCCTGAAGGACGCGCCGATCCTGCTCCTCGACGAGGCGACGAGCGCCCTCGATTCCGAATCCGAGCGGCTGGTCCAGGGTGCGCTCCTGCGCCTCATGCAGGGCCGGACCACCCTCGTCATCGCGCACCGCCTCTCCACCGTGCGCGATGCCGACATGATCGTGGTGATGGAGGCCGGCCGCATCGTCGAGACCGGAACGCACGAGGTCCTGATCGGATCGCAGGGCGGTTACGCGAGGCTGCACCGCATGCAGCTCTCGGGCGACGTGGAAGAGCCGGCTCCCGCACCCTGA
- a CDS encoding aldose epimerase family protein has translation MAADSFGRTKDGRDVARYALSRSRLRVHILDYGGVVSRIEVPDRNGTWANVALGARDLAGYEASDAHFGAIIGRYANRIAKGRFSLDGHEYRLPHNAGGNTMHGGPVGFDRRIWRVIRADDTALVLAYRSSDGEEGFPGTLDVEVAYSLSDDETLRIDYAASTDRPTILNLTNHSYFNLAGEGSGEVLAHRVAIAADHYLPTDSEQIPTGEIRPVAGSAFDFREPKALEAGIRDADPQLALAHGYDHTFVLRHPGALRHAASALDPSSGRRLDIATTQPGLQLYTANMLDGAVIGSGGRLYRSGDAVCFEAQGFPDAPNRPNFPSVVLRPGERFAATTAYRFTAE, from the coding sequence ATGGCAGCGGATTCGTTCGGACGGACGAAGGACGGGCGGGACGTCGCCCGTTACGCCCTCTCGCGGTCGCGCCTGCGCGTGCACATCCTCGATTACGGCGGCGTGGTCAGCCGGATCGAGGTGCCGGACCGGAACGGGACCTGGGCCAACGTCGCCCTCGGAGCGCGGGATCTCGCCGGATACGAGGCGAGCGACGCGCATTTCGGCGCCATCATCGGCCGCTACGCCAACCGCATCGCCAAGGGGCGATTCAGCCTCGACGGGCACGAGTATCGCCTGCCGCACAATGCCGGCGGCAACACCATGCATGGCGGCCCGGTCGGGTTCGACCGACGCATCTGGCGCGTGATCCGCGCGGACGACACCGCTCTCGTCCTGGCCTATCGCTCGAGCGACGGCGAGGAGGGCTTTCCCGGCACTCTCGACGTTGAGGTCGCCTATTCCTTGAGCGACGACGAGACCCTGCGGATCGACTACGCGGCCTCGACCGACCGGCCGACCATCCTCAACCTGACCAACCACAGCTATTTCAACCTTGCCGGCGAGGGCTCCGGCGAGGTGCTGGCGCATCGGGTCGCCATCGCGGCCGACCATTACCTTCCCACCGATTCCGAGCAGATTCCGACCGGCGAGATACGGCCCGTGGCGGGGAGCGCCTTCGATTTCCGCGAGCCGAAGGCGCTGGAGGCCGGCATCCGCGACGCGGATCCGCAGCTCGCCCTGGCGCATGGCTACGACCACACTTTCGTGCTGCGCCACCCCGGAGCCTTGCGGCACGCGGCCTCCGCCCTCGATCCGTCGAGCGGACGACGCCTCGACATCGCGACGACCCAGCCGGGATTGCAGCTCTACACCGCCAACATGCTCGACGGCGCGGTGATCGGGTCGGGTGGGCGGCTGTACCGGTCCGGCGATGCCGTCTGTTTCGAGGCGCAGGGATTTCCCGATGCGCCGAACCGCCCGAACTTTCCCTCGGTCGTGCTGCGCCCCGGCGAGCGGTTCGCGGCAACGACGGCCTATCGGTTCACGGCGGAATAG